One window from the genome of Prinia subflava isolate CZ2003 ecotype Zambia chromosome 2, Cam_Psub_1.2, whole genome shotgun sequence encodes:
- the LOC134547793 gene encoding acrosin-like: MNRLSLLVLLTVAGLAHSIQYPCGGSCGYRVSQSPYRSMTYSYGNVAYDDDMTRVVGGVGAAEASWPWVVSIQHPGSPKLGHWCGGSLISADWVLTAAHCFDKIENVSLLYVVIGATQFTKPGLGAVARDVKQVVIHRYYKRVDYRYDVALVQLERPVECSSYIQLACVADPTLRVSNLKNCWIAGWGATTARSQDYSDRLQEAKVQLIDVKLCNSTGWYPGEIHPYNLCAGYPQGTIDACQGDSGGPLMCQDNDAEYWWVVGITSWGEGCARPKQPGVYTSTQHFYDWIVYNMRVHAIESAS, from the exons ATGAATCGGCTCAGCCTCCTCGTCCTGCTGACCGTGGCCGGGCTGGCCCACAGCATACAGTACCCCTGCGG AGGTTCCTGCGGATACCGAGTTTCGCAATCTCCCTACCGCTCCATGACATATTCCTATGGCAACGTGGCTTATGATGACGACATGACACGCGTCGTGGGTGGTGTAGGTGCTGCGGAAGCATCCTGGCCCTGGGTTGTCAGCATCCAGCATCCCGGATCACCAAAACTGGGGCATTGGTGTGGAGGGTCTCTCATCAGTGCAGACTGGGTCCTCACAGCAGCCCACTGCTTCGACAAGATTGA GAATGTCAGCTTGCTGTATGTGGTGATTGGAGCCACCCAGTTCACTAAGCCAGGCCTGGGGGCCGTGGCACGCGATGTCAAGCAGGTGGTGATACATCGGTACTACAAGCGTGTGGACTATAGATACGATGTTGCCCTGGTGCAGTTGGAACGTCCTGTCGAGTGCAGCTCCTACATCCAGCTGGCCTGTGTGGCGGACCCCACCCTAAGAGTCTCAAATCTCAAGAACTGCTGGATCGCTGGCTGGGGTGCCACCACTGCAAGAT CTCAAGATTATAGTGATCGCCTGCAGGAGGCCAAGGTCCAGCTCATCGATGTCAAGCTCTGCAATAGCACTGGCTGGTATCCAGGGGAAATCCACCCGTACAACTTGTGTGCTGGTTACCCACAGGGCACCATTGACGCCTGCCAG GGTGACAGCGGTGGTCCTCTCATGTGCCAGGACAACGACGCTGAGTACTGGTGGGTTGTCGGAATAACCAGCTGGGGAGAAGGCTGTGCCAGACCGAAGCAGCCTGGAGTCTACACCTCCACTCAGCACTTCTATGACTGGATTGTATACAACATGCGTGTACACGCAATTGAAAGTgcttcctga
- the LOC134547634 gene encoding acrosin-like — translation MNRLGLLVLLTVAGLALGTWDNCGWTCGLRPMVSDSTSLDYDMTRIVGGTDAKPGAWPWIVSIQYPRIPGTKHFCGGSLIRAEWVLTAAHCFDIIFNPSLAYVVIGATQLTQPGPGAQVRQIKKLVRHENYERHDMSNDIALLELNEPVECSPYIQQACVADAIRGLLVSEGHSCWVAGWGATSSQDKSPSDRLQEAKVHVINVQLCNSTGWYAGKIHTHNLCAGYAQGNIDTCQGDSGGPLMCQDNDAEYWWVVGVTSWGQGCGKAKRPGVYTSTQYFYDWILAQMGTKNI, via the exons ATGAATCGGCTCGGCCTCCTCGTCCTGCTGACCGTGGCCGGGCTGGCACTCGGGACATGGGACAACTGCGG ATGGACTTGCGGCCTCCGACCCATGGTGTCTGACTCCACATCTCTTGACTATGACATGACACGCATTGTGGGTGGCACAGATGCCAAGCCAGGGGCCTGGCCATGGATTGTCAGCATCCAGTATCCCAGGATACCAGGCACGAAGCATTTCTGTGGAGGGTCTCTCATCAGGGCAGAGTGGGTCCTTACAGCAGCCCACTGCTTCGACATAATTTT TAACCCCAGCTTGGCATATGTGGTGATTGGGGCCACCCAGTTGACTCAGCCGGGCCCTGGGGCACAAGTGCGCCAGATTAAGAAGTTAGTGCGTCACGAAAACTATGAGAGACATGACATGAGCAATGACATTGCCTTGCTGGAACTGAACGAGCCTGTCGAGTGCAGTCCCTACATCCAGCAGGCCTGTGTGGCTGATGCTATCCGAGGACTGCTAGTGTcagaggggcacagctgctgggtgGCTGGCTGGGGTGCCACCTCTTCACAAG ATAAAAGCCCAAGTGATCGCCTGCAGGAGGCCAAGGTGCATGTCATCAATGTCCAGCTTTGCAACAGCACTGGCTGGTATGCAGGGAAAATCCACACCCACAACTTGTGTGCTGGTTACGCACAGGGCAACATCGACACCTGCCAG GGTGACAGCGGTGGTCCTCTCATGTGCCAGGACAACGACGCTGAGTACTGGTGGGTTGTTGGAGTGACCAGCTGGGGACAAGGCTGTGGCAAAGCAAAGCGGCCTGGAGTCTACACCTCCACTCAGTACTTCTATGACTGGATTCTGGCCCAGATGGGCACAAAGAATATTTAA
- the LOC134547794 gene encoding acrosin-like, with product MNRLGLLVLLTVAGLALGTWDNCGGTCGLRAVLSVYRPMSNYYHNLAYGTTRIVGGADALPGAWPWIVTIQHPRIPQLRHLCGGSLISPQWVLTAAHCFDYLRKIGMVYVRIGTTQLTKPGPGAQLRRIKKLVRHEHYNKNDKSNDIALLQLSRPVDCNPYTQLACVADPTLIVSELQNCWVAGWGATTARSQDYSDRLQEAKVQLIDVKLCNSSRWYAGEIHTHNLCAGYPEGTIDTCQGDSGGPLMCQEENSDYWWVVGITSWGIGCARARRPGVYTSTQYFYDWIIFQMSLSPDGSSFPTSRACSHFLTASHLWSHYIFTSHPPEKAWRRQTPYLKSTTFGEVNSCPFLIKILVEFFTQVKELFQLIFGQNTS from the exons ATGAATCGGCTCGGCCTCCTCGTCCTGCTGACCGTGGCCGGGCTGGCACTTGGGACATGGGACAACTGTGG AGGGACCTGCGGGCTCCGGGCTGTGCTGTCTGTCTACCGCCCCATGAGTAATTACTACCACAACCTGGCTTATGGCACGACACGCATTGTGGGTGGTGCAGatgccctgccaggggcctgGCCCTGGATTGTCACCATCCAGCATCCCAGGATACCACAACTGAGGCATCTGTGTGGAGGGTCTCTCATCAGCCCTCAGTGGGTCCTCACAGCAGCCCACTGCTTCGACTACCTCAG AAAAATTGGCATGGTGTATGTGAGGATTGGGACCACTCAGTTGACTAAACCAGGACCTGGAGCACAACTGCGCAGAATTAAGAAGTTAGTGCGTCATGAACACTataataaaaatgacaaaagtaATGACATTGCCTTGCTACAACTGAGCAGGCCTGTCGACTGCAACCCCTACACACAGCTGGCCTGTGTGGCGGACCCCACCCTAATTGtctcagagctgcagaactgctggGTGGCTGGCTGGGGTGCCACCACTGCAAGAT CTCAAGATTATAGTGATCGCCTGCAGGAGGCCAAGGTCCAGCTCATCGATGTCAAGCTCTGCAACAGCAGCCGCTGGTATGCAGGGGAAATCCACACCCACAACTTGTGTGCTGGTTACCCAGAGGGCACCATCGACACCTGCCAG GGTGACAGCGGTGGTCCTCTCATGTGCCAAGAGGAAAACAGTGACTACTGGTGGGTCGTCGGAATAACCAGCTGGGGAAtaggctgtgccagggcaagAAGGCCTGGAGTCTACACCTCCACTCAGTATTTCTATGACTGGATCATATTCCAGATGAGTCTGAGCCCTGATGGAAGTTCCTTTCCAACATCACGGGCATGTAGTCATTTTTTGACCGCTTCACACCTCTGGAGTCATTATATTTTCACCTCACACCCCCCTGAGAAGGCATGGCGAAGACAAACCCCCTATCTGAAATCAACAACTTTCGGTGAAGTTAACTCCTGCCCATTTCTCATCAAGATTCTGGTGGAATTCTTTACTCAAGTGAAGGAACTCTTCCAGCTGATCTTTGGGCAAAACACATCTTGA